A DNA window from Mycobacterium sp. IDR2000157661 contains the following coding sequences:
- the pstS gene encoding phosphate ABC transporter substrate-binding protein PstS, with translation MGKTAGTTASAAAILALTLAGCGSDNNAGTGSGGGETGTASGENCGGKDTINAEGSTAQQNAIGLFNQVWGQICQGKNLSYNPTGSGAGRQQFIAGNVDFAGSDSPLSDEQVPQAAQRCKGNPAWHLPLVFGPVAMAYNLEGVDGLVVNADVLARIFQGQITKWNDPAIAALNEGKNLPDQNITPVYRSDSSGTTDNFQKYLAAAAPQTWTKGDGSEFQGGAGEGAQKSAGVAQAVQATPGAIGYVEKGFADQAGIPYAQIDNGSGAVELTDESAGKAIDAAQFAGEGQDLVLDLQSLYATQEQGAYPLVLATYEIVCSNGYDQPTAEAIKSFLQHSANEGQQGLSEAGYVPLPDRFKQRLTGSIDAISSTA, from the coding sequence ATGGGTAAGACCGCTGGCACGACAGCGTCCGCGGCCGCGATCCTGGCCCTGACGCTGGCCGGTTGCGGCAGCGACAACAACGCGGGCACCGGATCGGGTGGCGGCGAAACGGGAACGGCCAGCGGCGAGAACTGCGGCGGCAAGGACACGATCAACGCCGAGGGCTCGACCGCCCAGCAGAACGCCATCGGGCTGTTCAACCAGGTGTGGGGCCAGATCTGCCAGGGCAAGAACCTGTCCTACAACCCCACCGGCTCCGGCGCGGGTCGCCAACAGTTCATCGCGGGCAACGTCGACTTCGCCGGCTCGGACTCCCCGCTGTCCGACGAACAGGTCCCTCAGGCCGCCCAGCGATGCAAAGGCAACCCCGCCTGGCACCTCCCGCTGGTGTTCGGACCGGTCGCGATGGCCTACAACCTCGAGGGTGTCGACGGATTGGTGGTCAACGCCGACGTGCTGGCGCGCATCTTCCAGGGTCAGATCACCAAGTGGAACGATCCGGCCATCGCGGCGCTGAACGAGGGTAAGAACCTGCCCGACCAGAACATCACGCCGGTCTACCGGTCGGATTCGTCGGGCACCACCGACAACTTCCAGAAATATCTGGCCGCGGCGGCGCCGCAGACCTGGACCAAGGGTGACGGCTCCGAGTTCCAGGGCGGCGCAGGCGAGGGTGCGCAGAAGTCGGCGGGCGTGGCGCAGGCGGTGCAGGCCACCCCCGGCGCCATCGGTTACGTCGAGAAGGGCTTCGCCGACCAGGCCGGAATTCCCTACGCCCAGATCGACAACGGCAGCGGTGCTGTCGAGTTGACCGACGAGTCCGCCGGCAAGGCCATCGACGCGGCGCAGTTCGCCGGCGAGGGCCAGGACCTGGTGCTGGACCTGCAGTCGCTGTACGCCACCCAGGAGCAGGGCGCGTATCCGCTGGTGTTGGCCACCTACGAGATCGTCTGCTCCAACGGTTACGACCAGCCGACGGCCGAGGCGATCAAGTCATTTCTCCAGCATTCGGCCAACGAGGGTCAGCAAGGCCTGTCCGAGGCCGGATACGTTCCGCTGCCGGATCGGTTCAAGCAGCGCCTGACGGGTTCGATCGACGCCATCTCGTCGACCGCCTAG
- the pstC gene encoding phosphate ABC transporter permease subunit PstC produces the protein MTDRVEVTEPNPAEAGSGAAMAAPFPEPEPISTDPARSTKVRPGDRIFRWLSEGSGIFIVALIVAIGFFLVWRAVPALARNEANFFLYGGSWVTTDTSAMQFGIFDLLQVTVFVSVFALILAMPVALGIAIFLTQYAPRRVAGPLAYMVDLLAAVPSIIYGVWGLYVLAPVLRPFALWLNENLSWLFLFQTGNASVAGGGTIFTAGIVLAVMILPIITAVTREVFVQTPKGQIEAALALGATRWEVVRTTVLPFGMSGYISGAMLGLGRALGETIALLIILRGTQAAFGWSLFDAGYTFASLIASAASEFNDQYKAGAYIAAGLVLFILTFVVNSLARAAVAGKDRSAS, from the coding sequence ATGACCGACAGGGTCGAAGTGACAGAACCGAATCCAGCAGAGGCCGGGTCGGGTGCGGCGATGGCCGCCCCCTTCCCGGAACCGGAGCCCATCTCGACTGATCCCGCCCGGAGCACGAAGGTCCGGCCGGGGGACCGCATTTTCCGCTGGTTGTCCGAGGGCTCGGGCATCTTCATCGTTGCCCTGATCGTGGCCATCGGCTTCTTCCTGGTGTGGCGGGCGGTCCCGGCGCTGGCCCGTAACGAGGCCAACTTCTTCCTCTACGGCGGTTCGTGGGTCACCACCGACACCTCGGCGATGCAGTTCGGGATCTTCGACCTGCTTCAGGTCACGGTGTTCGTCTCGGTGTTCGCGCTGATCCTCGCGATGCCGGTGGCGCTGGGCATCGCGATCTTCCTCACTCAGTACGCGCCGCGCAGGGTCGCCGGGCCGCTGGCCTACATGGTGGACCTGCTGGCCGCGGTGCCGTCCATCATCTACGGCGTCTGGGGCCTGTACGTGTTGGCTCCGGTGCTGCGCCCTTTCGCGTTGTGGCTCAACGAGAACCTCTCCTGGTTGTTCCTCTTCCAGACCGGCAACGCCTCGGTGGCCGGCGGCGGCACCATCTTCACCGCTGGCATCGTGCTCGCGGTGATGATCCTTCCGATCATCACCGCGGTGACCCGCGAGGTCTTCGTGCAGACGCCGAAGGGGCAGATCGAGGCGGCGCTCGCGCTGGGGGCCACCCGCTGGGAGGTGGTGCGCACCACCGTCCTGCCGTTCGGCATGTCGGGCTACATCAGCGGCGCGATGCTCGGCCTGGGCCGTGCGCTCGGCGAGACGATCGCGTTGTTGATCATCCTGCGCGGCACGCAGGCGGCGTTCGGATGGTCACTGTTCGACGCGGGCTACACCTTCGCGAGCCTCATCGCATCTGCGGCTTCGGAATTCAATGACCAGTACAAGGCCGGCGCCTACATAGCCGCGGGCCTGGTGCTGTTCATCCTGACCTTCGTGGTGAACTCGCTGGCCCGCGCCGCGGTCGCCGGAAAGGACCGGTCTGCATCATGA
- the pstA gene encoding phosphate ABC transporter permease PstA — MTATLDQPVKAPTFHGVSARRKLTNHVATVLVSLSVLIAVVPLVWVLVTVVVKGFGVVTSSTWWFNSQSGMTAFTAGGGVYHAIVGTLLQGLVCALISIPIGVFVGIYLVEYGGGTRLGKMTTFMVDILTGVPSIVAALFIYALWVATLGFERSGFAVSLALVLLMIPVIVRSTEEMLRIVPMDLREASYALGVPKWRTITSIVIPTALSGIVTGILLALARVMGETAPLLILVGYAQAINFDMSSGFMGSLPGMMYDQVSAGAGANPVPTDRLWGAAFTLIVLIALLNVGARFIAKFFSPKKV, encoded by the coding sequence ATGACCGCAACGCTGGACCAACCGGTGAAGGCGCCCACTTTCCACGGCGTCAGCGCCCGGCGGAAACTGACCAACCACGTCGCCACGGTACTGGTGAGCCTCTCGGTGCTCATCGCGGTCGTCCCGCTGGTGTGGGTACTGGTCACGGTGGTCGTCAAGGGCTTCGGTGTGGTCACCTCGAGCACGTGGTGGTTCAACTCGCAGTCCGGCATGACGGCCTTCACCGCGGGCGGCGGCGTCTACCACGCCATCGTCGGCACCCTGTTGCAGGGCTTGGTGTGTGCGCTGATCTCCATCCCGATCGGCGTGTTCGTCGGCATCTACCTCGTCGAGTACGGGGGCGGCACCCGACTGGGCAAGATGACCACCTTCATGGTCGACATCCTGACCGGCGTTCCGTCGATCGTAGCCGCACTGTTCATCTATGCCCTGTGGGTGGCCACTCTGGGCTTCGAGCGGTCGGGCTTCGCCGTGTCGCTGGCGCTGGTGCTTCTCATGATCCCGGTGATCGTGCGCTCCACCGAGGAGATGCTGCGGATCGTTCCGATGGACCTGCGCGAGGCGAGCTACGCGCTGGGCGTCCCGAAGTGGAGAACCATTACCTCGATTGTGATTCCGACGGCGCTGTCGGGCATCGTGACCGGCATTCTGCTGGCGCTGGCCCGCGTGATGGGAGAGACCGCTCCTCTGCTGATCCTGGTGGGCTACGCCCAGGCCATCAACTTCGACATGTCCAGCGGGTTCATGGGCTCGCTGCCCGGCATGATGTATGACCAGGTCTCCGCCGGTGCCGGCGCCAACCCGGTGCCCACCGACCGGCTGTGGGGTGCGGCGTTCACCCTCATCGTGCTGATCGCGCTCCTCAACGTCGGTGCGCGCTTCATCGCCAAATTCTTTTCCCCGAAAAAGGTCTGA
- the pstB gene encoding phosphate ABC transporter ATP-binding protein PstB, which translates to MAKRLDLKDVNIYYGSFHAVADVSLAVPPRSVTAFIGPSGCGKSTVLRTLNRMHEVIPGAYVQGSVLLDGDDIYGAGVDPVSVRKTIGMVFQRPNPFPTMSIRDNVVAGLKLQGMRSKKTLDEVAERSLKGANLWTEVKDRLDKPGGGLSGGQQQRLCIARAIAVQPDVLLMDEPCSALDPISTLAIEDLIAELKQDFTIVIVTHNMQQAARVSDQTAFFNLEATGKPGKLIEIDDTEKIFSNPTQKATEDYISGRFG; encoded by the coding sequence ATGGCCAAGCGCCTTGACCTCAAAGACGTCAACATCTACTACGGCTCCTTCCATGCCGTTGCAGACGTGTCGCTGGCGGTTCCGCCGCGCAGCGTCACGGCCTTCATCGGCCCTTCCGGCTGCGGGAAGTCAACGGTGCTGCGCACGCTCAACCGCATGCACGAAGTCATCCCCGGCGCCTACGTGCAGGGCTCGGTGCTGCTCGACGGCGACGACATCTACGGCGCGGGCGTGGACCCGGTCAGCGTGCGCAAGACGATCGGCATGGTGTTCCAGCGACCGAATCCCTTCCCGACCATGTCGATTCGCGACAACGTCGTGGCCGGGTTGAAGCTGCAGGGCATGCGCAGCAAGAAGACACTCGATGAGGTCGCCGAGCGGTCACTCAAGGGCGCCAACCTGTGGACCGAGGTCAAGGACCGGCTCGACAAGCCCGGCGGCGGCCTCTCCGGCGGACAACAGCAGCGGCTGTGCATCGCCCGCGCCATCGCCGTACAACCCGACGTGCTGCTGATGGACGAACCGTGCTCGGCGCTCGACCCGATCTCGACGCTGGCGATCGAGGACCTGATCGCAGAACTCAAGCAGGACTTCACCATCGTCATCGTCACGCACAACATGCAGCAGGCCGCGCGGGTGAGCGATCAGACGGCGTTCTTCAACCTGGAGGCCACCGGTAAGCCCGGCAAGCTGATCGAGATCGACGACACCGAGAAGATCTTCTCCAATCCCACGCAGAAGGCGACCGAGGACTACATCTCCGGGCGTTTCGGCTGA
- the phoU gene encoding phosphate signaling complex protein PhoU has translation MRTAYHEQLDQLSEQLGEMCGLAGAAMERATQALLQADLVLAEQVITDHEQIVAMSTRAEESAFVLLALQAPVAGDLRSVVSSIQIVADVDRMGALALHVAKIARRRHPQHALPEEVNGYFAEMGRVAVELGSSAQEVLVTRDPDKAARIAEEDDAMDDLHRHLFTVLMDREWKYGVTAAVDVTLLSRFYERFADHAVEIARRVIFQATGNLPEGDELAAR, from the coding sequence ATGCGAACCGCCTATCACGAGCAGTTGGATCAGCTCAGCGAGCAGCTCGGCGAGATGTGCGGGCTGGCGGGCGCGGCGATGGAGCGTGCCACCCAAGCCCTGCTGCAGGCCGACCTCGTCCTTGCCGAACAGGTCATCACCGACCACGAGCAGATCGTCGCGATGAGCACCCGCGCCGAGGAGTCGGCGTTCGTGCTGCTCGCGCTGCAGGCGCCGGTCGCGGGCGATCTGCGATCGGTGGTCAGCTCGATCCAGATCGTCGCCGACGTCGACCGCATGGGCGCCCTGGCGCTGCACGTCGCCAAGATCGCCCGCCGCCGCCATCCCCAGCACGCTCTGCCCGAGGAGGTCAACGGCTACTTCGCCGAAATGGGCCGGGTCGCAGTGGAACTCGGTAGCAGTGCGCAGGAGGTGCTCGTCACGCGTGACCCCGACAAGGCGGCCCGGATCGCCGAAGAGGACGACGCGATGGACGACTTGCACCGTCACCTGTTCACCGTGTTGATGGACCGGGAATGGAAGTACGGCGTGACCGCCGCGGTCGACGTGACCCTGCTCAGCCGGTTCTACGAGCGCTTCGCCGACCACGCGGTCGAGATCGCCCGCCGGGTGATCTTCCAGGCCACCGGCAACCTGCCGGAAGGCGACGAACTGGCCGCGCGCTGA
- a CDS encoding LCP family protein, which translates to MSDGDNATPESAGASGGPDNRWLTRSQRPSPGAAPWERKALPDSTEADTGTTTGRSGNHTDGVTVADLIARLAGHTAVPPELRRRSADSGTDPEAESEADPQAERRDEPAPPTDIIAVVPATEEGRGAGADDEPNTEVLPVVRGASELPDLTMVRRPRRVPPTHGSGGRAPRKRRRGRRGTMLAGRAAVAVLAVLALVLTGGAWQWQSAKNNMLNRVSALDPDSRDIVDPNAQFGDENFLIVGVDSRIGENSVIGAGTTEDAAGARSDTVMLVNIPANRERVVAVSFPRDLEIEPMQCEPWDPRTGEYGPITDPESPMYGMEQVYTEYKLNSAYAVGGPKCLVKVVQKISGLSVNRFMAVDFVGFSKMVDALGGVEVCTTTPLEDYELGTVLPSAGRQVVDGHTALQYVRARQVTTETNGDYGRIKRQQLFLSSLMRSMISKEVFFSLSKLNNVVNMFINDSYVDNMDTKDLVTLGQSIQGIAAGRITFLTVPTTGYMDEYGNEQLREEDTDAIFNAIINDDPLPEERNADNTPVPGTPEPTHDEAPSSELLAAVTTDPQDVTVQVSNSTGQDGLGATAAGELQNHGFNVTTPDDYPGPLDSTTVFFSSGNEQAAATVASAFANPTIERVSGKGDVVQVVLGTDFYSVSPPSPSGSPVQVHVVHDGSDSTPTELPEDLAVTNAADTTCE; encoded by the coding sequence ATGAGTGACGGCGACAACGCCACTCCTGAGTCTGCGGGCGCATCGGGCGGTCCGGACAACAGATGGCTTACCCGAAGCCAGCGGCCATCGCCAGGCGCCGCGCCGTGGGAACGAAAGGCTTTACCCGACAGCACCGAAGCCGACACCGGGACGACGACAGGTCGGTCGGGCAACCACACCGATGGCGTCACCGTTGCCGATCTGATCGCCCGCCTCGCCGGCCACACGGCGGTCCCGCCGGAATTGCGTCGTCGCAGTGCCGACTCGGGGACCGATCCGGAGGCTGAGTCAGAAGCTGATCCGCAGGCCGAACGTCGAGACGAGCCCGCTCCGCCCACCGACATCATCGCTGTGGTGCCCGCGACCGAGGAGGGTCGCGGCGCCGGGGCCGACGACGAACCCAACACCGAGGTCCTTCCCGTCGTGCGCGGTGCCTCCGAATTGCCGGACCTCACGATGGTCCGTCGACCACGCCGGGTGCCCCCCACCCACGGCTCCGGCGGCCGCGCACCCCGCAAGCGGCGTCGCGGCCGCCGCGGGACGATGCTGGCCGGCCGGGCGGCCGTCGCTGTGCTGGCGGTGTTGGCGCTCGTGCTGACCGGCGGGGCATGGCAATGGCAGTCCGCCAAGAACAACATGCTCAACCGCGTATCGGCGTTGGACCCGGACTCGCGCGACATCGTCGACCCCAACGCTCAGTTCGGCGACGAGAATTTCCTGATCGTCGGCGTCGACAGCCGCATCGGCGAGAACAGCGTGATCGGCGCGGGCACCACCGAGGACGCCGCGGGCGCGCGCTCGGACACCGTGATGCTGGTCAACATCCCGGCCAACCGGGAACGCGTGGTGGCGGTGTCGTTCCCGCGTGACCTCGAGATCGAGCCGATGCAGTGCGAGCCGTGGGACCCCAGGACCGGCGAGTACGGGCCGATCACCGACCCGGAGTCGCCGATGTACGGCATGGAACAGGTCTACACGGAGTACAAGCTGAACTCGGCCTACGCCGTCGGCGGTCCCAAGTGCCTGGTCAAGGTCGTCCAGAAGATCTCCGGCCTGTCGGTCAACCGGTTCATGGCCGTCGACTTCGTCGGCTTCTCCAAGATGGTCGACGCGCTCGGCGGCGTCGAGGTGTGCACCACCACCCCGCTGGAGGACTACGAGCTCGGCACGGTGCTGCCGAGCGCAGGCCGCCAGGTCGTCGACGGGCACACCGCGCTGCAGTACGTGCGCGCCCGGCAGGTCACCACCGAGACCAACGGCGACTACGGTCGCATCAAGCGCCAGCAGCTCTTCCTCTCGTCGCTGATGCGGTCGATGATCTCCAAGGAAGTGTTCTTCTCGCTGTCCAAGCTCAACAACGTGGTCAACATGTTCATCAACGACAGCTACGTCGACAACATGGACACCAAGGACCTCGTCACCCTCGGCCAGTCGATCCAGGGCATCGCCGCCGGGCGGATCACGTTCCTGACCGTGCCCACCACCGGGTACATGGACGAGTACGGCAACGAGCAGCTGCGTGAAGAGGACACCGACGCGATCTTCAACGCCATCATCAACGACGATCCGCTGCCCGAGGAGCGCAACGCCGACAACACCCCGGTGCCGGGCACCCCGGAGCCCACCCACGACGAGGCGCCGTCCAGCGAGTTGCTGGCCGCGGTCACCACGGATCCGCAGGACGTGACCGTTCAGGTGTCGAACTCGACCGGCCAGGACGGCCTGGGCGCCACGGCCGCCGGCGAACTGCAGAACCACGGGTTCAACGTCACCACCCCCGACGACTATCCGGGGCCGCTCGACTCGACGACGGTGTTCTTCTCGTCGGGCAACGAGCAGGCGGCAGCCACCGTGGCCTCGGCGTTCGCCAACCCGACCATCGAACGGGTGTCCGGGAAGGGCGACGTCGTGCAGGTGGTGCTGGGCACCGACTTCTACTCGGTGTCGCCGCCGTCGCCGAGCGGCTCACCGGTGCAGGTGCACGTCGTCCACGACGGCAGCGACAGCACGCCGACGGAGCTGCCCGAGGACCTCGCGGTGACCAACGCGGCGGACACCACCTGCGAGTGA
- the dusB gene encoding tRNA dihydrouridine synthase DusB translates to MAGVTNVAFRTLCRELELARAGTVSGLYVCEMVTARALVERHPATMHMVTFAPDENPRSLQLYSVDPDNTYAAAKMIVDEGLADHIDMNFGCPVPKVTRRGGGAALPYKRRLFEKIVRAAVTATQGTDIPVTVKFRIGIDDAHHTHLDAGRIAAQEGAAAVALHARTAAQRYSGSADWSQIAALKQHVTDVPVLGNGDIFEADDATAMMAATGCDGVVIGRGCLGRPWLFAELSASFTGKPAPTPPTLGEVAAIMIRHGELLTQHFGEDKGMRDMRKHIAWYLHGFPAGADLRRALALVKTLAELESLVGRLDPAVPFPEAATGPRGRQGSPAAVNLPEGWLADPDDCTVPAGAEVMHSGG, encoded by the coding sequence ATGGCGGGCGTGACAAACGTCGCGTTCCGCACGCTGTGCCGGGAGCTGGAACTGGCCCGCGCGGGGACGGTCAGCGGGTTGTATGTCTGCGAGATGGTGACCGCCCGTGCGCTCGTCGAGCGCCATCCGGCGACCATGCACATGGTCACCTTCGCGCCCGACGAGAACCCACGGTCACTGCAGCTCTACTCGGTCGATCCGGACAACACGTACGCCGCGGCGAAGATGATCGTCGACGAGGGCCTGGCCGACCACATCGACATGAACTTCGGCTGCCCGGTGCCCAAGGTCACCCGCCGCGGTGGCGGGGCGGCGCTGCCGTACAAGCGGAGGCTGTTCGAAAAAATCGTCCGCGCCGCAGTCACCGCTACCCAGGGCACCGACATCCCCGTGACGGTGAAATTCCGCATCGGCATCGACGACGCCCATCACACCCACCTCGACGCGGGGCGGATAGCCGCGCAAGAGGGTGCCGCGGCGGTTGCACTGCACGCCCGCACCGCGGCCCAGCGATACTCCGGGAGTGCGGACTGGTCGCAGATCGCCGCCCTCAAGCAGCACGTGACCGACGTGCCCGTCTTGGGCAACGGCGACATCTTCGAGGCCGACGACGCGACGGCGATGATGGCCGCGACCGGGTGCGACGGCGTCGTGATCGGCCGCGGTTGTCTGGGCAGACCGTGGTTGTTCGCCGAACTGTCGGCCTCATTCACCGGCAAGCCGGCGCCGACGCCGCCCACGCTGGGCGAGGTCGCGGCCATCATGATCCGCCACGGCGAATTGCTCACACAGCATTTCGGCGAGGACAAGGGCATGCGTGACATGCGCAAGCACATTGCCTGGTACCTGCACGGCTTCCCGGCCGGTGCCGACTTGCGACGGGCGCTGGCCCTGGTCAAGACGCTGGCCGAGCTCGAGTCGCTGGTGGGCCGACTGGACCCGGCGGTGCCTTTCCCGGAGGCGGCGACCGGCCCACGCGGGCGCCAGGGCTCACCTGCGGCGGTCAACCTCCCCGAAGGCTGGCTCGCCGACCCCGACGACTGCACGGTGCCCGCCGGCGCCGAGGTGATGCACTCCGGCGGCTGA
- a CDS encoding acyl-ACP desaturase, with product MHENLTDLHLLQELEPVVEKLLNRHLTMTKNWNPHDYIPWSDGKNFYALGGQDWDPEQSQLSEVAQVAMVQNLLTEDNLPSYHREIAMNMSMDGAWGQWVNRWTAEENRHGISLRDYLVVTRAVDPIQLEQLRIEQMTRGFSPGQNQQGDLFAESLFDSVIYVTFQELATRVSHRNTGKACNETVADQLLARVSADENLHMIFYRDVSEAGFEIAPDQAMHSLHRVLRNFKMPGYTVPEFRRKAVIIAVGGVYDPRIHLDDVVMPVLKKWRIFEREDFTGEAARMRDDLAVLVEELEEASQKFEESKQRRLEREARKAEKVLASSAS from the coding sequence ATGCACGAGAACCTGACGGACCTGCACCTGCTGCAAGAGCTGGAGCCTGTCGTTGAAAAGCTTCTTAATCGGCACCTGACGATGACGAAGAACTGGAACCCGCACGACTACATCCCGTGGTCGGACGGCAAGAACTTCTACGCTCTGGGCGGGCAGGACTGGGACCCAGAGCAGTCGCAGCTGTCAGAGGTCGCCCAGGTGGCGATGGTGCAGAACCTGCTGACCGAGGACAACCTGCCGTCCTATCACCGCGAGATCGCGATGAACATGAGCATGGACGGCGCCTGGGGCCAGTGGGTCAACCGGTGGACCGCGGAGGAGAACCGGCACGGCATCTCGCTGCGCGACTACCTCGTCGTCACCCGTGCCGTCGATCCCATTCAGCTCGAGCAACTGCGCATCGAACAGATGACCCGCGGATTCTCCCCCGGCCAGAACCAGCAGGGCGACCTGTTCGCCGAGAGCCTCTTCGACTCGGTCATCTACGTCACGTTCCAGGAACTGGCCACCCGGGTGTCGCACCGCAACACCGGCAAGGCCTGCAACGAGACCGTCGCCGACCAGCTGCTGGCCCGCGTCTCGGCCGACGAGAACCTGCACATGATCTTCTACCGCGACGTCTCCGAGGCCGGCTTCGAGATCGCTCCCGACCAGGCGATGCACTCGCTGCACCGGGTGCTGCGCAACTTCAAGATGCCCGGCTACACGGTTCCGGAGTTCCGGCGCAAGGCCGTCATCATCGCGGTCGGCGGCGTCTACGACCCGCGCATCCACCTCGACGACGTGGTCATGCCGGTGCTCAAGAAGTGGCGCATCTTCGAGCGCGAGGACTTCACCGGGGAGGCCGCGCGGATGCGCGACGACCTCGCCGTGCTCGTCGAGGAGCTCGAGGAAGCCTCGCAGAAGTTCGAGGAGTCCAAGCAGCGCCGCCTCGAGCGCGAGGCCCGCAAGGCCGAGAAGGTGCTCGCCTCATCAGCGTCCTAG
- a CDS encoding PASTA domain-containing protein — MGSAFFAAALLGAGTATAAPDVVGMKYSDAKKEIRESGGRATVATRVGAQLDENQCIVTNVWDASFLRIARADNDEVAVALNCNGEYATATNPGTSVANPLGREAKAEDEAEAARKRAQRQAAQQEERELAAPVTPNN; from the coding sequence ATGGGTTCGGCGTTCTTCGCCGCCGCGCTGTTGGGCGCAGGTACTGCCACGGCGGCGCCAGATGTTGTCGGAATGAAGTACTCCGATGCCAAGAAGGAGATCAGGGAGTCAGGGGGCCGGGCAACCGTCGCGACTCGTGTCGGCGCTCAGCTCGACGAGAACCAGTGCATTGTCACCAATGTGTGGGACGCCTCATTCCTGCGAATCGCGCGAGCCGACAACGACGAGGTGGCCGTCGCCCTGAACTGCAACGGCGAATATGCGACAGCCACCAATCCCGGTACATCTGTGGCGAATCCACTCGGGCGTGAGGCGAAGGCCGAGGACGAAGCGGAAGCTGCCAGGAAACGGGCTCAGCGTCAGGCTGCCCAACAGGAGGAGCGGGAGCTCGCTGCCCCCGTGACACCGAACAATTAA
- a CDS encoding TetR/AcrR family transcriptional regulator → MPSGQRRGRWSGVPLQDRQVLRRDELITAGVAVLGSAEGPSLTVRAVCRAAGLTERYFYESFADRDEFVRAVYDDVCAKAMSTLMTAETPRDAVERFVALMVDDPTRGRVLLLAPAVEPVLTRSGAEWMPSFIELLQHKLTRITDPALAAMVATGLIGALTALFTAYLNGRLTVTREQFIDYCVEMLLGRVSSH, encoded by the coding sequence GTGCCTTCGGGTCAACGACGGGGCCGATGGTCCGGCGTTCCGCTGCAGGATCGGCAGGTGCTGCGGCGCGACGAGTTGATCACCGCCGGCGTCGCCGTGTTGGGCAGCGCCGAGGGACCCTCACTCACCGTTCGCGCGGTATGCCGGGCGGCCGGGCTCACCGAACGCTACTTCTACGAGAGCTTCGCCGACCGCGACGAGTTCGTCCGCGCCGTCTACGACGATGTGTGCGCCAAGGCGATGTCGACGCTGATGACGGCCGAGACGCCGCGCGATGCCGTGGAACGATTCGTCGCGCTGATGGTCGACGACCCGACCCGCGGCCGAGTGCTGCTGCTGGCGCCCGCCGTCGAGCCGGTGCTGACGCGATCGGGCGCCGAGTGGATGCCGAGCTTCATCGAACTGTTGCAGCACAAGCTCACCCGCATCACCGATCCGGCGCTGGCGGCCATGGTGGCCACCGGGCTGATCGGTGCGCTGACGGCATTGTTCACCGCCTACCTCAACGGCAGGCTCACCGTCACCCGCGAGCAGTTCATCGACTACTGCGTCGAGATGCTGCTCGGACGGGTGTCGAGTCACTGA